Proteins from a single region of Campylobacter sputorum:
- the tkt gene encoding transketolase produces MYQKMADTIRFLSADMIQKANSGHPGAPMGLADIMVVLAKHLKHNPKNPKWLNRDRLVFSGGHASALVYSFLYLSGYDLDMDDLKNFRQLNSKTPGHPEIETNGVEISTGPLGQGVANAVGFAMAAKYAANLLNDENKKIIDHKIYCLCGDGDLQEGISYEACALAGRYCLDNLVIIYDSNCITIEGSTSISWNEDVKARFEAQGFEVARINGHNYDEIEFAINEAKNKEKPYLIIANTTIAKGAADLEGSHKSHGSPLGEELIKKAKKLAGFNPDEKFFVSDDVLIRFRSAVEKGDLAQSLWDKEVSTISEDKKKLLNELKNPDFSKITYPDFKNKKIATRDSNGEIINAIAAALPGFLGGSADLAPSNKTELKEMGDFPHGKNLHFGIREHAMAAINNAFARYGLFLPFSATFFIFSDYLKNSARMAALMGLKHFFIFTHDSIGVGEDGPTHQPIEQLSMLRAMPNFYVFRPADGNENVKSWQKALSLNSPSAFVCSRQGLEYIGEPIFGDVKNGAYLLKKSNKPKLTLVASGSEVSLCLKTAEILESENISVNVVSAPCFDLLCEQEQSYIKEIFDEHSFILAVEAANSNEWYKFADEVFGMKSFGKSAKAEDLFEHFGFTPKNIADIAKNLIK; encoded by the coding sequence ATGTATCAAAAAATGGCTGATACTATAAGATTTTTAAGTGCTGATATGATTCAAAAAGCAAACTCTGGACATCCTGGCGCACCTATGGGACTTGCAGATATTATGGTTGTTTTAGCAAAACATTTAAAGCACAACCCTAAAAATCCAAAATGGTTAAACCGCGACAGATTAGTCTTTTCAGGCGGACATGCAAGTGCGTTAGTTTATAGCTTTTTATACCTAAGTGGATATGATTTAGATATGGATGATCTTAAAAACTTCCGCCAACTCAACTCAAAAACCCCAGGACACCCTGAAATAGAAACTAATGGAGTTGAAATTTCAACAGGACCTTTGGGGCAAGGTGTTGCAAATGCTGTTGGTTTTGCAATGGCAGCAAAATATGCAGCAAATTTACTAAATGATGAAAACAAAAAAATTATAGATCACAAGATTTATTGTTTATGCGGTGATGGAGACTTACAAGAAGGAATTAGTTATGAAGCATGTGCGTTAGCTGGTAGATACTGCCTAGATAATCTTGTTATCATCTATGACTCAAATTGTATAACAATCGAAGGCTCAACTAGTATTTCTTGGAATGAGGATGTAAAAGCTCGTTTTGAAGCACAAGGATTTGAGGTTGCAAGGATAAATGGACATAATTACGATGAGATAGAATTTGCTATAAATGAAGCCAAAAATAAAGAAAAACCATATCTAATCATTGCAAATACAACTATCGCTAAAGGTGCTGCAGATTTAGAAGGTTCACACAAATCTCACGGCTCGCCGCTAGGAGAAGAGCTTATAAAAAAAGCAAAAAAACTCGCAGGATTTAATCCTGATGAGAAATTTTTTGTAAGTGATGATGTATTAATAAGATTTAGAAGTGCTGTTGAAAAGGGTGATTTGGCACAATCTTTATGGGATAAAGAAGTGTCAACCATAAGTGAAGATAAGAAAAAATTATTAAACGAGCTAAAAAATCCTGATTTTTCTAAAATAACTTATCCTGATTTTAAAAACAAAAAAATTGCAACTCGCGATAGCAATGGAGAGATAATAAACGCTATTGCCGCAGCACTTCCTGGATTTTTAGGTGGGAGTGCTGATTTAGCACCATCAAATAAAACTGAGCTTAAAGAAATGGGTGATTTTCCACATGGCAAAAATTTACACTTTGGTATAAGAGAACATGCAATGGCAGCTATAAATAACGCCTTTGCAAGATATGGTCTATTTTTGCCTTTTTCAGCTACATTTTTCATTTTTAGCGATTATCTTAAAAACTCAGCTAGAATGGCTGCTTTAATGGGTTTAAAGCACTTTTTTATATTTACTCACGACAGCATTGGCGTAGGAGAAGATGGACCAACTCATCAACCTATAGAACAACTATCTATGCTAAGAGCTATGCCAAATTTCTATGTTTTTAGACCAGCTGATGGAAATGAAAATGTAAAATCTTGGCAAAAAGCACTTAGTTTAAACTCGCCTAGTGCTTTTGTATGTTCTCGCCAAGGGTTAGAATATATAGGAGAGCCGATTTTCGGAGATGTAAAAAATGGTGCTTATTTGCTTAAAAAATCAAACAAACCAAAACTAACACTTGTTGCAAGCGGAAGCGAAGTTAGTTTATGTTTAAAGACTGCTGAAATTTTAGAGAGTGAAAATATAAGCGTAAATGTTGTTAGCGCACCTTGTTTTGATCTGCTTTGCGAACAAGAACAAAGCTATATAAAAGAAATTTTTGATGAACATAGTTTCATTTTAGCCGTTGAAGCTGCAAATTCCAATGAATGGTATAAATTTGCAGATGAAGTTTTTGGTATGAAAAGTTTTGGAAAAAGTGCAAAAGCCGAGGATTTATTCGAACACTTTGGATTTACTCCTAAAAATATAGCAGATATTGCAAAAAATTTAATTAAATAA
- a CDS encoding DMSO/selenate family reductase complex A subunit — protein sequence MRVNRRNFLKLSGLTGAYVMSASANELNPLKNDEEKTFIGGCPVNCGSKCMLKAHVKDGIITHMTTDDDGDDTYENRQIRACIRGRSTRYRYYNPNRLLYPLKRVGKRGEGKFERISWDEAINTIASKMKEVKEKYGNEALYILYHTGTIGSTMAGWLDGSYHRLLSFFGGYLNYHNSYSTAQIANGLTCFYGTSAGSDIENLAHAKLAVLFGSNHAETRMGGSSIGYSLQQMREKNSTRIICIDPQYNDTMIGNSDEWIPIAPGTDAALIAGMAYVMIKENLYDKEFLDKYCIGFSKETLPEDAPENSSYMDYILGTGYDKTPKTPEWAERITRIPTSRIIKLAREIASTKPCFIEQGWGPQRHANGEQSSRAIATLACMTGNVGILGGNTGGRGGSSWNFDTTPLPFNNPVKTSIPCFLWYEGVRLGEKMTALEHGVRNADHLKAPIKIIFNLGGNCLTNQHADIQTTSKILEDESLCELIIDVNITRTHSNSYADIILPSALSFEYNDIVRVTMGDCSTRPYAIFAQKAIEPLGETKTPYEICTLLANKLGGREFEAQFTEKRTWDEWLEWLWNDTTKKYSFLPSYNEIKTKGFWKIDKPVKPRIALENFIKDPKSNPLNTPTGKIEIYSTKLAEMKKTWKLLPGQQIEPVPVFEDVLMGPRDPMREKYPIQFYGYHYKGRTHSSFWDSPAIRELNPQEILISKFDAKNRDIKTGDKVIVENHIGKISGIAKVTSRVIPGAALTYQGGWAKFENGIDVGGCINTLTSDQPTAIAKGNGVHSVLVEIRKA from the coding sequence TTGAGAGTAAATAGACGAAATTTCTTAAAACTTAGCGGACTTACCGGTGCTTATGTTATGAGCGCATCAGCAAATGAGCTAAATCCACTAAAAAATGATGAAGAAAAAACCTTTATTGGCGGCTGTCCAGTAAATTGTGGCAGTAAATGTATGCTAAAAGCTCATGTAAAAGATGGTATCATCACTCATATGACAACAGATGATGATGGTGATGACACCTACGAAAATCGTCAAATACGAGCCTGTATTAGAGGACGCTCTACAAGATATAGATACTATAACCCAAATAGACTTCTTTATCCGTTAAAAAGAGTTGGAAAAAGAGGAGAGGGTAAATTTGAACGAATTAGTTGGGACGAGGCTATTAATACAATAGCTTCTAAGATGAAAGAAGTAAAAGAAAAGTATGGAAATGAAGCACTTTATATACTTTATCACACAGGCACTATTGGTTCAACTATGGCAGGTTGGTTGGATGGTAGTTATCATAGATTGCTCAGTTTTTTTGGCGGTTATCTAAATTATCACAATAGCTATTCGACCGCTCAAATAGCTAATGGTTTAACTTGTTTTTATGGCACAAGTGCAGGGTCTGATATTGAAAATTTAGCTCATGCAAAACTTGCTGTTTTATTTGGTTCAAATCATGCAGAAACCAGAATGGGTGGCTCATCGATTGGATATTCTTTGCAACAAATGAGAGAAAAAAATAGCACAAGAATTATTTGTATAGATCCACAATATAACGACACTATGATAGGAAATAGCGATGAGTGGATCCCAATAGCTCCAGGAACCGACGCTGCTTTAATAGCAGGTATGGCTTATGTTATGATCAAAGAAAATTTATATGATAAAGAGTTTTTAGATAAATATTGTATAGGATTTAGCAAAGAAACCTTGCCAGAAGATGCCCCAGAGAATAGCTCTTATATGGATTATATTTTAGGAACAGGCTATGATAAAACTCCAAAAACTCCAGAATGGGCAGAGAGAATTACAAGAATACCAACTTCAAGGATTATAAAACTTGCAAGAGAGATAGCCTCTACAAAGCCATGTTTTATAGAACAAGGTTGGGGACCACAACGCCATGCAAACGGCGAACAATCAAGTAGAGCTATCGCGACACTAGCCTGTATGACAGGAAATGTTGGTATTTTAGGTGGAAATACAGGTGGTAGAGGCGGAAGCAGTTGGAATTTTGATACAACTCCACTGCCTTTTAATAATCCAGTTAAAACTTCTATTCCATGCTTTTTATGGTATGAGGGAGTTAGGCTTGGTGAAAAGATGACTGCCCTAGAACACGGCGTTAGAAATGCAGACCACTTGAAAGCTCCTATTAAAATAATCTTTAATTTAGGTGGAAATTGTCTAACAAATCAACATGCAGATATTCAAACAACTAGCAAAATTTTAGAAGATGAAAGCTTGTGCGAGTTAATTATAGATGTTAATATTACAAGAACTCACTCAAATTCATATGCAGATATAATTTTGCCTAGCGCTTTGTCTTTTGAATACAATGATATTGTTAGAGTTACAATGGGCGATTGTAGCACGAGACCGTATGCAATATTTGCTCAAAAAGCCATAGAGCCACTTGGTGAAACTAAAACACCATATGAAATTTGCACTCTTTTAGCAAATAAGCTTGGTGGTCGTGAATTTGAAGCACAATTTACAGAAAAGAGAACTTGGGACGAATGGCTTGAATGGTTATGGAATGACACAACAAAAAAATATAGCTTTTTACCTTCTTATAATGAAATAAAAACCAAAGGTTTTTGGAAAATTGATAAGCCCGTAAAACCAAGAATAGCTCTTGAAAATTTTATCAAAGACCCCAAATCAAACCCACTAAACACTCCAACAGGAAAGATTGAAATTTATTCAACAAAGTTGGCTGAGATGAAAAAAACTTGGAAACTTTTACCAGGTCAACAAATAGAGCCTGTTCCGGTATTTGAAGATGTTCTAATGGGGCCAAGAGATCCAATGAGAGAAAAATATCCAATTCAGTTTTATGGATATCATTACAAGGGAAGAACACATTCAAGTTTTTGGGATAGTCCTGCTATTAGAGAACTAAATCCACAAGAAATTTTAATTAGCAAATTTGATGCTAAAAATAGAGATATTAAAACAGGCGATAAGGTTATAGTGGAAAATCACATAGGAAAGATAAGTGGAATTGCAAAGGTAACTTCAAGAGTAATACCAGGTGCTGCTTTAACATATCAAGGCGGATGGGCTAAATTTGAAAATGGTATTGATGTAGGCGGATGTATAAATACTCTAACATCAGATCAACCAACAGCGATAGCTAAGGGAAATGGCGTTCATTCTGTTTTAGTAGAGATAAGAAAGGCTTAA
- a CDS encoding DMSO/selenate family reductase complex B subunit, whose product MSKLNKDDQFGFMIDQSRCVGCRTCQMACKDYKDRPVGVNFRRVYEYEGGGYSMNEEGTIISNDVFAYYTSISCNHCVDPACLKACPTGAMMKTRYGIVMVNDKICVGCKACAMACPYGAPQFNATEKHMNKCDGCIDRLDEGLDPICVASCPFRALDYGNISDLRAKHGYLASVAPLIKESATLPNLVIKPEKNTRKSGDKGGVMHLPHRYQGVKDDIV is encoded by the coding sequence ATGAGTAAATTAAATAAAGATGATCAATTTGGGTTTATGATAGATCAAAGCAGGTGCGTAGGTTGCAGAACCTGTCAAATGGCTTGCAAAGATTACAAAGATAGACCAGTGGGAGTAAATTTTAGAAGAGTTTATGAGTATGAAGGTGGTGGATATAGTATGAATGAAGAAGGCACTATCATCTCAAATGATGTTTTTGCTTACTACACATCTATAAGTTGTAATCACTGCGTAGATCCAGCCTGTTTAAAAGCTTGTCCAACTGGTGCTATGATGAAGACAAGATATGGCATTGTTATGGTAAATGATAAAATTTGTGTTGGCTGTAAAGCTTGTGCTATGGCATGTCCATATGGTGCACCACAATTTAACGCTACTGAAAAACATATGAATAAATGCGATGGCTGTATAGATAGACTTGATGAGGGACTTGATCCAATCTGCGTTGCCTCGTGTCCATTTAGGGCGCTAGATTATGGAAATATATCTGATTTAAGAGCTAAACATGGCTATTTAGCAAGCGTTGCACCTTTGATAAAAGAGAGTGCAACACTACCAAATTTAGTTATAAAACCTGAGAAAAACACTAGAAAAAGTGGTGATAAAGGTGGAGTTATGCATCTGCCACATCGCTATCAAGGAGTAAAAGATGATATTGTTTGA
- a CDS encoding DmsC/YnfH family molybdoenzyme membrane anchor subunit — MILFDIIAAEIPLLFFTVFAQAIIGLVFVYTPAYYQGIRTNIKKFGIFTTIAMGIAMLPSLFHLGDITHSLNFIRRMGVFYANHEWHIGWMNNEVAFAGLVLLFALLLWYKNNKIFLYLALISGILCIFFMAGAYGSMQRTVTTWRFDVTLINFYACMFFLGGLMYHTFFAKEEHEEKMAFLVGLFGGGMLLVAIVFQTLHLGNVQVAGIINPFDLLQGNYSKFIFLGAMLVGLAMTIWYFNIYLRNKSKIIAGLALIIGILGILAIRAIFYGLVNTHVML, encoded by the coding sequence ATGATATTGTTTGATATTATAGCTGCTGAAATTCCACTTCTATTTTTTACAGTATTTGCACAAGCTATTATAGGGTTAGTTTTTGTTTATACTCCTGCTTATTATCAAGGAATTAGAACAAACATTAAAAAATTTGGCATATTTACTACTATTGCTATGGGTATAGCTATGCTTCCATCACTATTTCACTTAGGAGATATAACTCACTCACTAAATTTCATAAGAAGAATGGGAGTGTTTTATGCAAATCATGAGTGGCATATAGGCTGGATGAATAATGAAGTTGCTTTTGCAGGACTTGTGCTGCTTTTTGCTCTTTTACTTTGGTATAAAAATAATAAGATATTTTTATATCTAGCTTTAATAAGTGGAATTTTATGTATATTTTTTATGGCAGGAGCCTATGGAAGTATGCAACGCACCGTTACAACTTGGAGATTTGATGTAACATTAATCAACTTCTATGCTTGTATGTTTTTCTTAGGCGGATTGATGTATCACACATTTTTTGCAAAAGAAGAGCATGAAGAAAAGATGGCATTTTTAGTTGGACTATTTGGCGGTGGTATGCTTTTAGTTGCAATAGTATTTCAAACTCTGCATTTAGGAAATGTTCAAGTAGCAGGTATTATAAATCCATTTGATCTGCTTCAAGGAAACTACTCTAAGTTTATTTTTTTGGGTGCTATGCTTGTAGGACTTGCTATGACAATTTGGTATTTTAATATCTATCTTAGAAACAAAAGCAAAATCATAGCAGGACTAGCTTTAATTATAGGAATACTTGGAATCTTAGCAATTAGAGCTATTTTTTATGGATTAGTAAATACTCATGTTATGTTATAG